TAAGGGAGAAATACAAATCATCAAAATGATAAGTATGAGAGTACCAATGTCTAGCACTGGGACGGAAGAACTCATAGTAGTGAAGAAGCGTTTGTAATGAATGTGGAGCAAAGGAGTCGTGTTAAACAGTATTCAAATAATATCCAACTGTGTTGTAATCAGGAGGAGATATTGTGACGAATACACATCGGTTTATGATTGATAAATGGCAGGTTGTTCAAGCCTATCAATTAGTGAAAGCAAATAAAGGCACAGCAGGCATTGATAAACAAACAATGTTGTCTTTTGAAAAAGACTTAAAGAATAACCTTTACAAAATTTGGAATCGAATGTCGTCTGGTAGTTACTTTCCACCGGCAGTAAAAGTAGTTGCGATACCTAAGAAATCAGGCGGATAAAGGATCCTCTGTATACCGACGACTCAAGACCGTATAGCCAAATAGTAGTTAAATTATCTTTTGAGCCATTGGTTGTACCAACATTTCTTAATGATTCGTATGGTTATAGGCCAAACAAATCTACCATTGATGCGATACGGATAACAAGACAACCTTGTTGGTATCAAAAGTGGGTTTTAGAATTTGATATAAAAGGTTATTTGACAATATTTCACATGAACTTCTCATGAAGGCTGTTCGTAAACATACGCAATGTAAATGGTTGCTGTTGTATATAGAGCGTTGTTTAAAGACACCAATGGGTAAGGAAAATGGGGAGAAAATTGAGCGAACATAGGGGACACCACAAGGTGGTGCTATCAGCCCTGTATTAGCAAATTTATTCTTGCATTATGTCTTTGATAAATGAATGCAGAAAAACCATTCAAACGTGAAATGGTGCCGATATTCAGATAATGGGCTTGTGCACTGTAATAGTGAAGATGAAGCATCAACAGATGCTAAGTCAGTTATAAGAAAGATTTGAAGTTTGTGGGCTTGAATTGTATCCAACGAAAACTAAAATTGTATATTGCAAAGATGGTTCTCGAAAAGAAAAGCATGAGCATATAAGTTTTGACTTTTTAGGGTATACATTCCGATCTCGACTTTGTTGTAATCGAGTCAGAGATAGTATCTTTGTCAGTTATACACCCGCAGTGAGCAGATGTGCTCAAAAAGGGATGGGCATGGAAGAGAAGAAACTCGGCACCACATGGTAATACATGATTTAAGCGTGTTGGGAGACATTCTATTTGAATGACCTAAGCTTAAAAGCATTGGTTATTCAATTTCTTTTAGAAAAGAATGCAAGAAAGAGGAAACCTGCTCATTTCGCTTTTATATTTCATCTGCAAAGTTAAGTGCTGAAAAGTTTGCTTATGCAGCAAGAGCACATTGGAGTATAGAAGTTGAGCAGTACTGGAAATTGGAAACGGCATTTAATGAAGATGCTTGTCGAATTAGGCGATAAAATTCGGATGAAGACCTTGCTATGGTAAGGTACACAGCCATTAATTTACTCAAGAACGAAAAGACTTTCAAAGCAAGTCTGAAAAGAAAGCTTAAAACAGCTAATGGAAATACAAGTTATGTCGACAAAGTCTTTATAGGGCGCGGCCCTAAATGTAGACAATTGAAATGCGCGTTCAATACAGAATTCCGAGAGAGAGTTTTATTTGTTTCTTAGGTGTTTTAACAACTTTGCAACTCATGCGGGAACTCTGGGTTGACACTTTACGGAGAAAATAATTGATTACTAGAATAATATTTATTTTTATTATTAATATTAATTTCATATTATTAATACCAAAGCTATCTGGTATACCTGTTGATTTTACTAAAGAAAGGCTGTTCCTATTTTTTGCTATATTTATTTTATATGTTTTCGGCCTTAAAGATATTAAAAAATATCAGTACGTACAAAGTTTTTTTTTAATAAATTTAGTTGTTTTTTTTTACGCTTTAATAAATGTATATTTGTATAAGTCATCAAGTGCCACATATTTAGAAATTTTCAACTTATTGTTTATGATCGTCATTTACGGTTTGATTAAAGAAATAAATATTAATGAATTAGATTTTATAACTAAAATTCAATGTTTCTTTTTATTGTTATATGCCACTTGTTTTGCTTATCTCAAGCTTTATGTGGGAATGAGTAATGGTTTATTTGTTAATACAATTTATTATCAAATATCGTTAATACCATTTATATTGCTGTTATCTAAAAGATATATGTATATATCTCTTTTCTTACTGGTATTTATTGGTTTTAATGGTTTGATCTCGGGAAAAAGAACTGTAATTATTTTGTCATTAATATCTATCTTTTTCTTAATTGTTAAAAATTTAAATTTAAATTTAAAATTAAATTTAAAAAATGTTTTAAGTTTTTTACTTCCTATTGCTTTGATCATCCCATTTTTTTTAACATTCGATTTTTCCTCCACATCAAGTAGTCGTATAACTAACTTGGATTTAGCTGACGATGCAAGATTCCATTTACTGTTTAGTTACATAAATAAGGCATATTATTTTAATTTCTTTGATACGTTTTTTGGGCATGGAATTATAAATAGTTCAAAAGATATTTTATTGACCAATCAAGTCCATAATGATTTTTTTGAAATTCATTATAGACTAGGGTTGTTTGGCATTGTATTGTATTTGACTTTGCTGATAGCTATTTATAGAGCTGGTATATTAGTTATAAATGATGGATTTAATCTATCTGTTTTTAAATTTTCTTTTATCCTTTTCGTTATGCTATCATGGAGTAGTATGTTATTATTCATACCTTCATACTATAATGTTTTCGTTATTTTTTGGTTTTCGATTATATTTAGTCACCGAAACATAAGAGCTGTAAATGTATAAAATCATTAATAAAATTATATACCTGCTTTCATTAAAACCTGATGATCTGCTATCCACTTTGTATTATCAATTTAATAAAATTTTTAATAAAGATTTTAGGGACTTCATAAATAAAAAAATATGTAGAAATGAAAATGATGTTTTAAAACAAGCTTATATTCTCAAAAATAAAGGAATCGATAATCTCCATTTCCTAAGAATTATTTCGGTAACTGTAAATGATTACGATGACGATGTGTTATCAAATTATTTTTCTGTTCGATATTTTGAAAAAAAAATATGTGAACTAACTTGTTTTCTAGGTTACGTAGAAAATCATATTATAGATAATGGTTTAATGGAAAAAGGAACATTTGATCTAAGTTACAAATCAGTTATTGGTAATGAAAATTTGGGCTCTATTTTATTGAATTGTGATGGGAAATCTTATTTTGGAAAGATTTCTCTTAATAATCAAAATAAAAAAGAAGTAGCTTTTTATAAAAGTGTAAAAGCTATTGGAAGTAGTTATATTGTCAATGTTTTATTCAGTTTGAATTTAGAGAAATATGATGTAAATATAATGTTTTTTGATAGCTTACCGAAGAATGGTTTCTTAAATAAAGGTGAAGTACCCAAGGTATTAGAATTATATAATAATATTGAGTCTGAATTGTTATCTACAGATATCATAATTAATGCTGGTGAATTTTATAAAAAGCCTTATTCATACGGAGTGAGATATAAGTTTTTTAGTAAGATGATAGTTGAAGAGTTGAAGACAGTATTAAGTGTTGATGATTATCTTTATATTAATCATATTTTTATAGAGAACAAATTATACAAATCAATTGAGGATAAACACTTTGATTTTGTTCATAATGATTTTCATTGGAAAAATTTAAACATTAATTCTGACTCTATAAAGGTTTTTGATTTCAATTCATACTGTACCGGATTGAAAACATGGGATTTAGCAACATATTTTAGTACGTGTAATTATAGTTTCGATGAGACAATAGAATTCATTAAGGAAAACCTTGATTTATTGAATGATTTTAATACAAAAAATCATTTGTCTGTTAATTATTTTGTATTGTTTTATGTGTTCTTAATAAAACTTAGATTTAATAATAATGTTTTAAGTTACCAAGAATCTAATATAGAACCATCAATAGCTTTTCTAAAGTGGTATAATAAAAATGTTAATTGTTAAACGTGTATTAAAAAAAATTGATTCTAAATTCTCTTATGGTATCGATAAAGATTCTTTTGAAGATTTCTATAAGTACTTAGATCTTAATAATATAGATTATGTTGTTCTTAGATGGTTTGACGCTTATCCCTATATATCCATTGATGAAGATGTTGACATTTTAGTTTCTGATGAAAGTTATAAACGTTTAAAAAAAATGTGTAAAAGAGGTAGGCCAAAATTATTGTCTTTCATTAAATTTGATATTTATTCAGTTACAAATATGGACAAATATATTTCATATTACCCACCCCATTTAGCAAATAAAATTTTACAGAGTAAAGTTAGGCACTCTTCTGGTTTTATGGTTCCAAATGATTATTATCATTTTTTATCATTGTGTTATCATGCCTTGTTTCACAAAGGGAAGAATTCAGGCCTTTCTTCTTCCTTCCATGAAACTCACTCATCAAAACATAATTTTAAAAATTATCTTTTTAAATTGTCTCAATTAAATGATCTCAATTATACTTATGATGATTTTACAATTGAAGGTATTCATTCTATTCTCAAAGAACATAAGTTTACGCCCCCTGTTGATGTTTATTTCCGCCGAGTACCCAAAAATGAAATTTTGAGTCATTTTTTACCTGAAATGTTAAATACTTCTGATTATCATAACTCCGGTTTAACTGTTTTCATTTTAAGAGAAGTTATAAATAATGATTATTATAAAAATAAATTACTTAAATTATTTTCTAAATATAATCTGAGCGTTAAATCTTCACATCTTCTCGATTATAATACGTCATTAGAATTTTATAATATCAGCCGTGGTGGTGATTGGGGGTGTTTAAGCTTGAATAGTAATTGGGGGGGGTATCCTGCATATGTTTATGTTGTTAAAGATGATACTATGAATTCAAGTATTGCGGAGTCCTACCCAGTTGGTCATGTTTGCTACGATAATGTTAAGCTAATAAAAGCAGAGTTTAGGGATTTTGTTAATATTCAGGTGAGAAAATCCTTACGTTGCCATGTATTACATACAAGTGATAATGGTATTGAAGCTTCACAATACATAAAGTTGTTAAATATTTAATGAGATCATTTGGCCCAACTACTTATCTAATAATAATTGCTTTCATTACAAAGTTTATTGTTTTGTTTCGGGATATTATATTTGCGTCTGAATTTGGTTTTACGAAAGATACAGACGTGTATTTTTTTGCAACATCATTCTACATTTTAATTTCTATATTACTTATACAGTGTATAAACGCAACCATTGTTCCGGTTTTTTCAGATAAGAAAACAGGTAATATTGATGTTAAATTGTTTAATGCTGTATTTACTGCTTTAATTTTATTTTCGTCTTTTTCTGTCTTTGCGTATTACGTTACAACTTCACAGGTTAATATCTTTAATTATATAGTTCCAGGTTTTACTGCCGAGCAAATTTCACTAACATTGAAATTCCTTGATATTCTTTTCCCATCTTTAATATTGGTAGTTTGTGTTGCTCTTTTTCGTGGTTTTTTACAATCGCAGTCTAAATTTTTTGAAACTTCTATCTCAGAGATTTTCTTACCTGTTTTGTCAATATTGTTGATTTATTTTGTTGAGGATTTTGGTTTTATTATTCTTGTAATTCCTTTTGTGTTATCGCCACTTATACAATTGATCATTCAGTTTAATGTTATGAAGTCATTTTTCACTAAAATCAAATTGAATTTTGATTTTGATAATAAATTTAAAAACCTGATCCATTTAATGTTACCTTTAATCTTTGCGGGTGTATTTACAACTGTTTCCAAAGTATTTGATCAGTCGTTAGCTTCTACTCTAGATGCAGGGATTTTATCTTCATTAAATATGTCTATTAAGATAAATTTGTTAGTAATGTCCTTGTGTATCATTCCGATTATAACTGTACTTTTCCCAATGTTTTCGTCAATAAATGAAAACGTAGTATACAAAAATAATTTTCATACCAATGAAGAATATAATAATCTAATAATTGAGTCTTTTTATAAAATAATACTTTTGTCATTGCCCTTATCTATTTATGTATATTTTAATTCGCTTTACATTGTTGAACTTCTTTTTGGTTTTGGTAAGTTTAACTCCGATAATGTTTATATTACATCTGAGTGCGTTAAATACTTTTCTCTAGGATTGGTCTTATCAGCATTGCGTCTTTTGCTTATTAAGATATACTACTCTTTTAAAAATACTTATGTACCAACCGTATTTATAATCATATGTAGTTTAATAAATATCTTTTTTAATTACATGCTTGTTTCTAAATTTTCTTTTTATGGAATAATTTATTCCACTTTAATTGCCAACCTGTGTTTGTGTTTGTTTTTAATTGTGTTCTTTTTTGTTAAATCTAATTGTACGATTTTCACAAAGTTTTTCCTATACAGGCTGTTTTTAATTGTTGTTTTTGTATGTTTATCGTTTGTGTTTTTTAGCTTTTTGAATATGTTGTTGACAACAACCATGCTGTTTATACTTAGTTCGTTCATTTTAAGTGTTTATTTTTTACTATTATTATATTTTAATTTTTTCAGGCCATTATTATGTTTAAATCAAAAGTTTTATTAATAACTGGAGGTACAGGTTCTTCTGGGAGTGCTGTTCTAGATCGTTTTTTAGATACCGACATTGCTGAAATTCGCATATTTTCACGTGATGAACATCCCCACTTTTAAAGGGATTGATAACGTTATAATTTTCATGATTTCGCCCTAGTTTTTCCTATGATCTTATGCTTATCTTTAGGCTAAAGGTAATAAAATTAATGGGTTAACTTTAATGTCCCATAATTCAATCATCACTGATCATCGTCAAAACTGGAAAGTTGTTCACTTTTTACCTGATATATTGTTTCTTGCTATAACAGCAATAATTGCAGGTTGTGATGGATGGGAATTGGACACTGCATTTATTGAAGTAGACGAGAAAACTCGGATGAAAACCTTGCTATGGTAAGGCACACAGTCATTATTTTGCTCAATCACG
The Shewanella sp. KX20019 DNA segment above includes these coding regions:
- a CDS encoding lipid II flippase MurJ, whose amino-acid sequence is MRSFGPTTYLIIIAFITKFIVLFRDIIFASEFGFTKDTDVYFFATSFYILISILLIQCINATIVPVFSDKKTGNIDVKLFNAVFTALILFSSFSVFAYYVTTSQVNIFNYIVPGFTAEQISLTLKFLDILFPSLILVVCVALFRGFLQSQSKFFETSISEIFLPVLSILLIYFVEDFGFIILVIPFVLSPLIQLIIQFNVMKSFFTKIKLNFDFDNKFKNLIHLMLPLIFAGVFTTVSKVFDQSLASTLDAGILSSLNMSIKINLLVMSLCIIPIITVLFPMFSSINENVVYKNNFHTNEEYNNLIIESFYKIILLSLPLSIYVYFNSLYIVELLFGFGKFNSDNVYITSECVKYFSLGLVLSALRLLLIKIYYSFKNTYVPTVFIIICSLINIFFNYMLVSKFSFYGIIYSTLIANLCLCLFLIVFFFVKSNCTIFTKFFLYRLFLIVVFVCLSFVFFSFLNMLLTTTMLFILSSFILSVYFLLLLYFNFFRPLLCLNQKFY
- a CDS encoding polysaccharide biosynthesis protein produces the protein MFKSKVLLITGGTGSSGSAVLDRFLDTDIAEIRIFSRDEHPHF
- a CDS encoding transposase family protein, translating into MSHNSIITDHRQNWKVVHFLPDILFLAITAIIAGCDGWELDTAFIEVDEKTRMKTLLW